The sequence GGCGGGGTTGACCACGTCGTTCGCGCCCACCACCAGCGCCACGTCCGTGGCGGTGAAGTCATCGTTGATGACTTCCAGGTCGAAGAGGTGGTCGTAGGGGACGTTCGCCTCGGCGAGCAGCACGTTCATGTGGCCGGGCATGCGGCCCGCCACCGGGTGGATGGCATAGCGAACGTCACAGCCGTTGGCCTGGAGCGCGTTGGCCAGGTCCCGCACCGCGTGCTGTGCCTGGGACACGGCCATGCCGTAGCCGGGGACCACGATGACGGAGCGCGCCGCGCGGAGCACCTCGGCCGCCTCCTCCACCGAGCCCACGTTGGGCGCGGGCCCGGAGGGCGTCGCGCCCCCCGCCACCGCCTTCGTCTCCGGCGCCGCGCCGAAGGCGCCGAAGAGCACGTTGGCGAAGGAGCGGTTCATCGCCTTGGACATCATCATGCCCAGCAGGAAGCCGGAGAAGCCGTCCAGCGCGCCACAGATGATGAGGACGTTGTTGCCCAGCGCGAAGCCCGTGGCCGCCGCCGCGAGGCCCGCGTACGAGTTGAGGAGGCAGATGACCACCGGCATGTCCGCGCCACCGATGGGCAGCACCAGCAGCACGCCCAGCAGCACGCCCAGCACCGCCACGGCGTAGAAGGCCCAGGACGCGTCCGGCATGTAGACGAGCAGCGCAATCAGCCCCAGCGTGCCGGCAATCATCAGCACGTTGGAGGCGTTCTGCCCCGGGTAGGTGACGGGCTTGCCGGTGATGAAGCCCTGCAGCTTGCCGAAGGCCATGAGGCTTCCGGTGAAGGTGAGCGCGCCGAGCGCCACCTCCAGGCCGGTGGCGGTGACCTGGAGCGTGCTCATGTTCGGGCCGCCGTGCTCCAGGTACTCGACGACGCCCACCAGGCCCACCGCGAGGCCGCCGAAGGCATGCGACAGGGCGATGCGCTCGGGCATCTTCGTCATCGGAATCCACAGGCCCATGCCCGTGCCCACGGCGGAGCCGATGACGATGGCCAGGATGATCCACTCCCAGCGCACGATGACGCCGGACACCGCCACGCCGTACAGCAGCGTGCCGGCGACGGCGGCCACCATGCCGACCTCCGCGAGCAGCACGCCCCTGCGCGCCGTCTGGGCGTCGCCCAGGTCCTTCAGGCCCAGGACGAAGAGGATGGAGGCCGCCAGGTACAGCAGTTGGACGAACGTCTCTGTCGTGGAGAGCGTCACCGCGTGCCTCCCTTCTTCTTGAACATACGGAGCATGCGGTCGGTGATGAGGAAGCCACCCACCACGTTGATGGTGGCGGCGAGCACCGCCACCCCGCCGAGCACCGTCGACAGCGTCCCGTAGTGCCCGCCCGCCGCCAGCAGCGAGCCCACCAGGGAGATGCCGGAGATGGCGTTGGTGAAGGCCATCAGCGGCGTGTGCAGCAGGTGCGGCACCTTGGAGATGACCTGGTAGCCGGTGAAGGCGGCCAGGAAGAACACGTACAGGCCGAAGATCAGCGTCAGTGACATGTCACGGCTCCCTCATGGCCACGTCCGCCACCGCCGGGTGGACGATTTCGCCGCCGCGGGTGATGAGCATGCCCCTCACGATTTCATCCGCGGTGTCGAGCTTCAGCGCCCCGTCCTTGTCGGTGACGTGCGCGAGCAGCTTCTCCAGGTTGCGCGAGAACATCGCGCTGGCGTGCACCGCGAGCTGGCTGGGCAGGTTGCGCTCGCCGATGACGGTGACACCGTTCTCCGTGCGGTAGCGCTCGCCGGGGCGGGTCAGCTCGCAGTTGCCGCCCTGCTCCGCCGCGATGTCCACCACCACCGAGCCGCTCTTCATGCGCCGCACCATGTCCGCCGGCAGCAGCACCGGAGCGCGACGGCCGGGCACGAGCGCGGTGGTGATGACGGCGTCCGACTTCGCCACGTGCACCGCGAGCGCCTCCGCCTGCTTCTTCTTCGCCTCCTCGCTCAGCTCCTTCGCGTAGCCGCCGGAGCCCGCGGCGTCCTCGATGTCGATGTTGACGAAGCGGGCGCCCAGGCTCTCCACCTGCTCCTTCACCACCTTGCGGACGTCGTACGCCTCCACCACCGCGCCCAGGCGGCGCGCCGTGGCGATGGCTTGCAGCCCGGCCACGCCCGCCCCCAGCACCAGCACCTTGGCCGGAGGAATGGTGCCGGCCGCCGTCATCAGCATGGGGAACAGCTTCGGCATGGCCTCCGCCGCGAGCAGCACCGCGCGGTAGCCGGCAATCGTCGCCTGAGAGCTGAGCACGTCCATCATCTGCGCCAGCGTGGTGCGCGGCACCATGTCCATGGCCAGCAGCGTCACCTGCCGCTGGGCGAGCTCCCGCGCCAGCTTCGGGTTGGACATGGGGTACGCGAGGCTCACCAGCACCGAGCCGGCCTTCAGCAGCGCCAGCTCCTCCGGCCCCGGCGGCTGCACCTTGAGCACCACGTCGGCGGCGGCGTAGACGGCGGCGGCGCTCGGCTCGAGGCGGGCCCCGGCCGCGCGCAGCTCCTCGTCGGAGCACTCCGCGCCCAGGCCCGCACCGCTTTCGACCACCACTTCGTGCTTCCTGCCGACGAGGCGTTTCACGCTCTCCGCCACGAGCGCGATCCGCCTTTCGCCCGGCACCGTTTCACGGGGGATGGCGATGATCATGTCTGGGAGCATAGGCGAACACGCCGGGTGACAAGCTCCCACCACCCGGAGTGTACTGCCCCAGCCTTCTCCCCCTCCCTTCAGTCCTAGGGGGTTCCCACATGTTGCGCCGCGTCACTCACATTGAGGGAGCACTCACGCAACTTTGCGGCCCCCTGCCCCATAATCAGAGAATTCCGAGAAGTTGAACGCCCGGGGAGTGTTCATGTCCACGAAGGTCGGTCCCAAGCTCATTGCCACGTCCACGGTGAAGACGGCGG comes from Pyxidicoccus trucidator and encodes:
- a CDS encoding NAD(P)(+) transhydrogenase (Re/Si-specific) subunit beta, with amino-acid sequence MTLSTTETFVQLLYLAASILFVLGLKDLGDAQTARRGVLLAEVGMVAAVAGTLLYGVAVSGVIVRWEWIILAIVIGSAVGTGMGLWIPMTKMPERIALSHAFGGLAVGLVGVVEYLEHGGPNMSTLQVTATGLEVALGALTFTGSLMAFGKLQGFITGKPVTYPGQNASNVLMIAGTLGLIALLVYMPDASWAFYAVAVLGVLLGVLLVLPIGGADMPVVICLLNSYAGLAAAATGFALGNNVLIICGALDGFSGFLLGMMMSKAMNRSFANVLFGAFGAAPETKAVAGGATPSGPAPNVGSVEEAAEVLRAARSVIVVPGYGMAVSQAQHAVRDLANALQANGCDVRYAIHPVAGRMPGHMNVLLAEANVPYDHLFDLEVINDDFTATDVALVVGANDVVNPAARSNQSSPIYGMPILSADMAKTCLVLKRSLNTGFAGIENELFVRSNTMMVLGDAKKTITQFTAALKE
- a CDS encoding Re/Si-specific NAD(P)(+) transhydrogenase subunit alpha, producing the protein MLPDMIIAIPRETVPGERRIALVAESVKRLVGRKHEVVVESGAGLGAECSDEELRAAGARLEPSAAAVYAAADVVLKVQPPGPEELALLKAGSVLVSLAYPMSNPKLARELAQRQVTLLAMDMVPRTTLAQMMDVLSSQATIAGYRAVLLAAEAMPKLFPMLMTAAGTIPPAKVLVLGAGVAGLQAIATARRLGAVVEAYDVRKVVKEQVESLGARFVNIDIEDAAGSGGYAKELSEEAKKKQAEALAVHVAKSDAVITTALVPGRRAPVLLPADMVRRMKSGSVVVDIAAEQGGNCELTRPGERYRTENGVTVIGERNLPSQLAVHASAMFSRNLEKLLAHVTDKDGALKLDTADEIVRGMLITRGGEIVHPAVADVAMREP
- a CDS encoding NAD(P) transhydrogenase subunit alpha; this translates as MSLTLIFGLYVFFLAAFTGYQVISKVPHLLHTPLMAFTNAISGISLVGSLLAAGGHYGTLSTVLGGVAVLAATINVVGGFLITDRMLRMFKKKGGTR